From Rubricoccus marinus, a single genomic window includes:
- a CDS encoding endonuclease, with product MRTATPPPLASIVRGDRRSATLRALGGSAAIAAARSLAGAAARVVAGGRDRRAPSPLAPEARVLLVALLLAAPSLRAQTHAADDQTLAFFDTLCCQAGGTPIDRHVPEIGPVWTVEGTADDALKPKVTSSRVGFEPGVPAVAVNRGPTGARTIRAVVWEPQGHTAAVTVYLMERYQDAQNYATLRLRWTASGATIAVDAVAVAGGTTSATIALGTIPTSGYARLLPVEIESTPTAGGHTWSVHVDGTPLPSATLPGLVGESRFGLAAEAPTHPNGGYHARIEDLVVLVPSTPVTLVCDGLRGWNAESCIRDAYPVTRTYDYDEARDYLFETVWVENVRQAGSTVYRDVSGVYGGLVRSWTTDTPFSPRDQMQDADFNTEHVWPRSRGAQTHPSTDGAAHNDLHHLAPAYGTFNSARSNRAFGDDFDHASDTQKWIRNATSRYNSSGPPSDPATWSRVEYDFLRQSDNGDGRKELDELGRFDVRHSMRGDVARMAAYFLVTYRIEAEDGDEGREFIDATLDVLLDWHEGDPVDAFERERNERIYRIQGNRNPFVLDETLMRRAFYQGAGQPRARDLWINEVHHSNDGADAFEGVEIAGRAGTDLYGYRVWVYSGYGFMYQVDGNGTDNSPAVAFRGTIDDEGGGLGAVWQGAEGLRGGCQGLALTDPDGVLLQFVSYGGCQFNAIEGPVFDAAETAQPGGGSPAHADSLAWSEIIRGERLSNGTHRRVQQWSELPAGHTLQLSGAGDAYADFAWSGPLPQSRGRLNDWQAPAAAANARSGWASGDDVPLGMVAPAHDTSHDEDRDGIDAPDLGTEAGTVDDPKDGASQLAVSLPAPNPAHTSSRIQITAPVGARVQAVVYDALGRAVAHIDDAPGDLRLDVSGLASGAYIVRVTADGSAQTVTHRLTVAR from the coding sequence ATGAGAACCGCCACCCCACCGCCTCTGGCGTCGATCGTGCGCGGCGACCGCCGCTCTGCTACGTTGAGGGCGTTAGGAGGCTCTGCGGCCATTGCCGCAGCACGCTCCCTGGCAGGCGCGGCCGCCCGTGTGGTGGCGGGCGGTCGCGACCGGCGGGCCCCCTCCCCTCTGGCGCCAGAGGCCCGCGTCCTCCTCGTCGCGCTCCTCCTCGCCGCACCCTCCCTCCGTGCGCAGACCCACGCCGCGGACGACCAGACGCTGGCGTTCTTCGACACCCTATGCTGCCAGGCAGGCGGCACGCCCATCGACCGGCATGTCCCCGAGATCGGGCCGGTCTGGACCGTCGAGGGCACAGCCGACGACGCGCTCAAGCCCAAGGTCACGTCCAGCCGTGTAGGCTTCGAGCCCGGCGTACCCGCCGTGGCCGTGAACCGAGGGCCGACCGGCGCACGGACGATCCGCGCCGTCGTGTGGGAGCCCCAGGGCCACACCGCCGCCGTCACGGTCTACCTCATGGAGCGCTACCAGGACGCGCAGAACTATGCCACGCTCCGCTTGCGCTGGACGGCATCGGGCGCCACGATCGCCGTCGATGCCGTCGCCGTCGCCGGGGGCACCACCTCCGCTACAATCGCGCTCGGCACGATCCCCACCAGCGGCTACGCGCGCCTGCTCCCGGTCGAGATCGAGAGCACGCCGACAGCGGGCGGCCACACCTGGAGCGTCCACGTGGACGGTACGCCCCTTCCGTCGGCCACACTTCCCGGGCTCGTGGGCGAGTCCCGGTTCGGGCTCGCCGCCGAAGCGCCCACGCACCCGAACGGGGGCTACCACGCCCGCATCGAGGACCTGGTCGTGCTCGTGCCGAGCACGCCGGTCACCCTCGTCTGTGACGGCCTCCGAGGCTGGAACGCCGAGAGCTGCATCCGCGACGCTTACCCCGTCACGCGCACCTACGACTACGACGAGGCGCGCGACTACCTGTTCGAGACGGTCTGGGTCGAGAACGTCCGCCAGGCCGGGAGCACCGTCTACCGCGACGTGAGCGGCGTCTACGGTGGGCTCGTGCGGTCGTGGACGACCGACACGCCGTTCTCGCCGCGCGACCAGATGCAGGACGCCGACTTCAACACCGAGCACGTGTGGCCGCGCAGCCGAGGCGCGCAGACCCACCCGTCCACCGACGGCGCCGCACACAACGACCTCCACCACCTCGCCCCTGCCTACGGTACGTTCAACAGCGCCCGCTCGAACCGGGCCTTCGGCGACGACTTCGACCACGCGAGCGACACCCAGAAGTGGATTCGAAACGCCACCAGCCGCTACAACTCGTCGGGGCCACCGTCCGACCCCGCGACGTGGAGCCGCGTCGAGTACGACTTCCTCCGCCAGTCGGACAACGGCGACGGCAGGAAGGAGCTGGATGAGCTCGGCCGCTTCGACGTGCGCCACTCCATGCGCGGAGACGTGGCGCGCATGGCGGCCTACTTCCTGGTCACGTACCGCATCGAAGCCGAAGATGGCGACGAAGGCCGCGAGTTCATCGACGCCACGCTCGACGTGCTCCTCGACTGGCACGAAGGGGATCCCGTGGACGCCTTCGAGCGCGAGCGCAACGAGCGGATCTACCGCATCCAGGGCAACCGCAACCCGTTCGTCCTGGACGAGACGCTGATGCGCCGGGCGTTCTACCAGGGAGCGGGCCAGCCCCGTGCGCGCGACCTGTGGATCAACGAGGTCCACCACTCCAACGACGGCGCCGACGCCTTCGAGGGCGTCGAGATCGCGGGCCGCGCCGGAACGGACCTGTACGGCTACCGGGTCTGGGTCTACTCGGGCTACGGCTTCATGTACCAAGTCGACGGCAACGGCACTGACAACTCGCCCGCAGTCGCCTTCCGGGGCACGATCGACGACGAGGGCGGCGGGCTGGGCGCGGTCTGGCAAGGCGCCGAAGGGCTCCGCGGCGGCTGCCAGGGGCTCGCGCTCACCGACCCCGACGGCGTGCTGTTGCAGTTCGTGAGCTACGGCGGCTGCCAGTTCAACGCGATTGAGGGGCCGGTCTTCGACGCCGCCGAGACGGCGCAGCCCGGTGGCGGCTCCCCCGCGCACGCCGACTCCCTCGCGTGGAGCGAGATCATCCGAGGCGAGCGCTTGTCCAACGGCACGCACCGCCGGGTCCAGCAGTGGAGCGAGTTGCCCGCCGGGCACACGCTCCAACTCTCCGGCGCCGGAGACGCCTACGCCGACTTCGCCTGGTCCGGCCCGCTCCCCCAATCGCGCGGCCGTCTCAACGATTGGCAGGCGCCCGCCGCCGCAGCGAACGCCCGCAGCGGGTGGGCCTCTGGCGACGACGTGCCGCTCGGGATGGTGGCACCCGCCCACGACACCAGCCACGATGAGGACCGCGACGGCATTGATGCGCCAGACCTCGGTACCGAGGCGGGCACAGTCGACGACCCGAAGGACGGCGCCAGCCAGCTGGCGGTCTCGCTCCCCGCACCCAATCCGGCGCACACGTCGAGCCGCATCCAGATCACCGCACCCGTCGGCGCGCGCGTCCAGGCGGTCGTCTACGACGCGCTCGGCCGAGCCGTCGCACACATCGACGACGCGCCGGGCGACCTCCGCCTCGACGTGTCCGGCTTGGCCTCTGGCGCCTACATCGTCCGCGTGACCGCTGACGGCAGCGCCCAGACCGTCACCCATCGCCTCACGGTCGCCCGATAG
- a CDS encoding endonuclease, translating into MAALLVALAAPLALAQSGGTIYPDLTADDLTTALASAYTPTSTYSYDRARDTLFAVVHMERLDDGTSTDSLRGFYSGHAVWIDPALDPTSAAWASSPRYSTEHLWPENRGATEGTPAHKDMHHLAPVMQSVNSSRSDHPFAEIDDAEADRWWGPDGTTRTSAPPLATRDLYTEKRNGTSPLLEPRESVAGDVARAMFYVWTVYGTHGADHLDVQFWAEQRITLLDWHAQDPPDQAEIDRTRIIEAHQGTANPFVLDATLAARAFGPPPVQIALASFTAEQTASGQARVTWSTSAEAGIAAFRIDGRADVFGSTWTTWGTVDADGQPSAYGLDVAALAVGAYRVGLTAIDAEGAETPLGDVGLTIETPTDGEDDPDAQPFTLAAPAPNPATGRTTATLTLDRPTRVLAVVYDALGREAAVVYDRIAVGSVDVQVDTTDLAPGVYVLRAVAVDGSAAQARRFTVVR; encoded by the coding sequence GTGGCCGCGCTGCTCGTCGCCCTGGCGGCGCCTCTGGCGCTCGCTCAGAGCGGCGGGACGATATACCCGGACCTCACCGCCGACGACCTGACGACCGCGCTGGCATCGGCCTACACGCCGACCTCGACGTACAGCTACGACCGCGCCCGCGACACCCTCTTCGCCGTCGTCCACATGGAGCGGCTGGACGATGGAACGTCCACCGACAGCCTGCGCGGCTTCTATTCCGGGCACGCCGTCTGGATCGACCCGGCTCTCGATCCGACGTCGGCCGCCTGGGCGTCGAGCCCACGCTACTCCACCGAACACCTCTGGCCCGAGAACCGGGGTGCGACCGAGGGCACACCGGCCCACAAGGACATGCACCACCTGGCGCCCGTGATGCAGTCGGTCAACAGCTCCCGCAGCGACCACCCATTCGCGGAGATCGACGACGCTGAGGCCGACCGCTGGTGGGGACCCGACGGCACCACCCGGACGAGCGCGCCGCCTCTGGCGACGCGCGACCTCTACACCGAGAAGCGCAACGGCACCTCTCCCCTGCTCGAACCGCGCGAGTCCGTCGCCGGCGACGTGGCGCGCGCCATGTTCTACGTCTGGACCGTCTACGGCACGCACGGCGCCGATCATCTCGACGTCCAGTTCTGGGCCGAGCAGCGCATCACGCTTCTCGACTGGCACGCGCAGGACCCGCCGGACCAAGCGGAGATCGACCGGACGCGCATCATCGAAGCCCACCAGGGCACGGCCAACCCGTTCGTGCTCGACGCGACGCTGGCCGCGCGTGCCTTCGGCCCGCCGCCCGTCCAGATCGCGCTGGCATCGTTCACCGCCGAGCAGACCGCCAGCGGCCAGGCACGCGTCACATGGAGCACGTCGGCCGAGGCGGGTATCGCCGCGTTCCGCATCGACGGCCGCGCCGACGTGTTCGGTTCCACTTGGACAACCTGGGGCACGGTCGATGCCGACGGGCAGCCGTCGGCCTACGGCCTGGACGTCGCCGCCCTCGCCGTCGGCGCCTACCGTGTCGGGCTGACGGCCATCGACGCCGAGGGCGCCGAGACGCCGCTGGGTGATGTCGGGCTCACCATCGAGACGCCGACCGACGGCGAGGACGACCCCGACGCGCAGCCGTTCACGCTGGCGGCGCCCGCTCCCAACCCGGCGACCGGACGCACGACGGCCACGCTCACGCTTGACCGTCCGACGCGCGTGCTCGCCGTGGTCTACGACGCACTCGGCCGCGAGGCGGCCGTCGTCTACGACCGCATCGCCGTCGGTAGCGTGGATGTCCAGGTCGACACGACCGACCTGGCGCCCGGCGTCTACGTCCTTCGAGCCGTCGCCGTGGACGGATCCGCCGCCCAGGCGCGGCGCTTCACCGTCGTCCGCTGA
- a CDS encoding biotin/lipoyl-binding protein, which produces MGLAAIVAAVAALTVPVTRTVEFDGQLVPERVVPIRAEEPGLLTEIYVAAGDTVRPGQRLARLRSPELDEATRASTGHDPALLARRVRLDVHAPPYAERQPDGAADVSSFWRGGIVLTEDLRERRGARIAAGDIVLDLAAVDADGRVPYVVRAWPPEHEALRARPGKPARLTFSAVPQERLRQASGIVRRVAMAPEADTYSEASGEPQAARWRVEVDVDPDAVATIVGAADTPI; this is translated from the coding sequence GTGGGCCTGGCGGCCATCGTCGCGGCCGTTGCCGCCCTCACCGTCCCCGTCACGCGCACGGTCGAGTTCGACGGCCAGCTCGTGCCCGAGCGCGTCGTACCTATCCGCGCCGAAGAGCCTGGCTTACTCACCGAGATCTACGTCGCCGCGGGCGACACCGTCCGTCCCGGACAGCGTCTCGCCCGGCTCCGCTCGCCCGAGCTCGACGAGGCGACGCGCGCCTCGACCGGCCACGACCCCGCCCTTCTCGCACGCCGCGTACGCCTGGACGTACACGCGCCACCATACGCCGAGCGCCAGCCCGACGGCGCCGCCGACGTGTCGTCGTTCTGGCGCGGCGGGATTGTGCTCACGGAGGATCTACGCGAGCGGCGCGGCGCGCGCATCGCTGCTGGCGACATCGTGCTCGACCTGGCGGCCGTGGATGCCGACGGCCGCGTGCCCTACGTCGTCCGCGCCTGGCCGCCCGAGCACGAGGCGCTACGCGCTCGCCCCGGAAAGCCCGCTCGACTCACCTTCTCCGCCGTCCCCCAGGAACGCCTCCGACAGGCCTCTGGCATTGTCCGACGTGTCGCCATGGCGCCAGAGGCTGACACCTACTCCGAAGCCTCTGGCGAGCCGCAGGCGGCGCGTTGGCGTGTCGAGGTCGATGTTGACCCTGATGCTGTGGCCACGATCGTCGGCGCGGCCGACACGCCGATATAG
- a CDS encoding ATP-binding protein, which produces MASTSAPRLSSISRPDALAASVLASGQAVGALRPVGVPGAPDCTVLTDPIRLGNGHVLAELVDRAMLGRHTLLRGDEGVGKTRILEDLVAVVAGRRVLLDGAAQTRARRRYVEMPQGADEAYTLVYVAEAGPNGRLVDALAKAFHELGILALPGIPPALRAGACDEYEWTEVKKILRTVDERQEAVVESLHDLAGGGRAPRLLIVLDALDRASASQGLFLRELQQRATIIGAIRALPQSRSLRTFIATFGQIPVEALGQEHTAALFEYFVSRYAIASPDVKHYRREVLRRAEGNPAILRAMMHDGAQSQIVTEQDVRDLQARDDAPFFNLGLIYVFFLIGLGSVRVFMSGVQNTDLTIVLTIVTVLGYLIFRVFRVLFMFTPRPESK; this is translated from the coding sequence ATGGCCTCCACCTCCGCCCCCCGGCTCTCGTCCATCTCCCGGCCCGACGCGCTCGCCGCGTCCGTCCTCGCCTCCGGCCAAGCCGTTGGCGCGCTCCGCCCGGTCGGCGTGCCCGGTGCGCCCGACTGCACCGTCCTCACCGACCCGATCCGGCTGGGCAACGGGCATGTGCTGGCCGAACTCGTGGACCGCGCCATGTTGGGGCGGCACACGCTCTTGCGTGGCGACGAGGGCGTCGGCAAAACCCGCATCCTCGAAGACCTAGTGGCCGTCGTCGCCGGGCGGCGCGTGCTCCTGGACGGCGCCGCCCAGACGCGCGCCCGCCGCAGGTACGTCGAGATGCCCCAGGGCGCGGACGAGGCCTACACGCTCGTCTACGTGGCCGAGGCCGGGCCGAACGGCAGGCTGGTGGACGCGCTCGCCAAAGCCTTTCACGAGTTGGGGATTCTGGCCCTGCCCGGCATCCCGCCCGCGCTTCGCGCCGGAGCGTGCGACGAGTACGAGTGGACCGAGGTCAAGAAGATCCTCCGGACCGTGGACGAGCGGCAGGAAGCCGTGGTCGAGAGCCTGCACGACCTGGCCGGCGGCGGCCGGGCGCCGCGCCTCTTGATCGTCCTCGACGCGCTCGACCGAGCGAGCGCGAGTCAGGGCCTCTTTCTCCGCGAGTTGCAGCAGCGCGCGACCATCATCGGCGCCATTCGAGCCCTCCCACAGAGCCGCAGCCTGCGCACGTTTATCGCCACCTTCGGCCAGATCCCCGTCGAGGCGCTGGGCCAGGAGCACACCGCAGCCCTCTTCGAGTACTTCGTCTCGCGCTACGCCATCGCCAGCCCGGACGTCAAGCACTACCGGCGCGAGGTGCTGCGCCGCGCCGAGGGCAACCCGGCCATCCTCCGCGCCATGATGCACGACGGCGCGCAGTCGCAGATCGTGACCGAGCAGGACGTCCGCGACCTCCAGGCCCGAGACGACGCGCCCTTCTTCAACCTCGGCCTCATCTACGTCTTCTTCCTCATCGGGCTGGGCAGCGTCCGCGTGTTCATGTCAGGCGTCCAGAACACGGACCTGACCATCGTGCTCACGATCGTCACCGTCCTGGGCTACTTGATCTTCCGCGTCTTCCGGGTGCTGTTCATGTTCACGCCCCGGCCCGAGTCGAAATGA
- a CDS encoding ABC transporter transmembrane domain-containing protein has protein sequence MASETPGLRRSLADLRRLARLFRSEWPALRRAGALSVVSGGLGLLAPVLVAVLFDRVYPAGNVSLLGLVVLGIIAATAGEGVTRNLYRFAAFAARTRMRDVARLALFNHVLHLPSRVLESRRSGEIANRFGDVRDVLDTGADAALTAMSQSVYLIAVPPILFLIEPRLALVALVAVPITAAITATLGTMANRRWATTYDAYDEWAAFRVEAIREARTFKSMGCEAALYRRAQRHVAQAHEGTVAATGLWYICNSANAVVRALHIAALTYVGWRLVLSGGLTLGGYVAFQAYAALLLAPLSALIDAGGKLQKSAVSLGRVFDLADEPPEADPAATIARAEGVARHKRVAYTGRVRMRGVRFRYAPDAPGLDLDRLDLAPGEVVALVGPSDCGKTTALRLLGQVERPDAGAIEAEIDGDHATTWTLIGDAPGWRDRVAVCWQEPGLLSASVRDNLLVAAEDVARREISDAEIHAVLDACHLGDRVRELARQSAAADGGTDDPLDVALTEGAASISAGERQRLALLDEAATNLDAATAHAVLTCVLDELRSHPEPPAVVLVSHQPEHAALTDRTVRLGARPVAGMHTSSGDGRAGALPALTS, from the coding sequence ATGGCGAGTGAGACACCAGGACTCCGGCGATCGCTGGCTGACCTGCGCCGCCTGGCGCGGCTGTTCCGCTCGGAGTGGCCCGCGCTGAGGCGCGCGGGCGCGCTCTCCGTCGTCTCGGGTGGGCTCGGTCTCCTCGCGCCCGTCCTGGTGGCCGTGCTGTTCGACCGCGTCTATCCAGCGGGCAACGTGTCGCTTCTCGGGCTCGTCGTGCTCGGAATCATCGCCGCGACGGCGGGCGAGGGCGTGACGCGCAACCTCTACCGCTTCGCCGCCTTCGCGGCCCGAACGCGGATGCGCGACGTCGCGCGGCTGGCCCTTTTCAACCATGTGCTGCATCTGCCGAGCCGGGTTCTGGAGTCGAGACGCAGCGGCGAGATCGCCAACCGCTTCGGGGACGTGCGCGACGTGCTCGACACCGGCGCCGACGCCGCGCTGACGGCCATGAGCCAGAGCGTCTACCTGATCGCCGTCCCGCCGATCCTGTTCCTAATCGAGCCGCGCCTGGCTCTCGTCGCCCTGGTGGCCGTACCCATCACCGCTGCGATCACGGCCACGCTCGGCACGATGGCGAACCGGCGGTGGGCCACGACCTACGACGCCTACGACGAGTGGGCCGCGTTTCGCGTCGAGGCGATCCGCGAGGCGCGCACGTTCAAGTCGATGGGCTGCGAGGCGGCGCTGTACCGCCGCGCCCAGCGCCACGTCGCGCAGGCGCACGAGGGGACGGTCGCCGCGACGGGGCTCTGGTACATCTGCAACAGCGCCAACGCCGTCGTGCGCGCGCTCCACATCGCCGCGCTCACCTACGTCGGCTGGCGGCTCGTCCTGAGCGGCGGCCTCACACTCGGCGGCTACGTGGCCTTTCAGGCCTACGCGGCGCTGCTCCTCGCGCCGCTCTCAGCCCTCATTGACGCTGGCGGCAAGCTCCAGAAGTCCGCCGTCTCGCTCGGCCGCGTCTTCGACTTGGCCGACGAGCCGCCCGAGGCGGACCCGGCAGCCACCATTGCGCGCGCCGAAGGCGTGGCCCGGCACAAACGTGTCGCCTACACCGGCCGCGTCCGGATGCGCGGCGTCCGCTTCCGCTACGCGCCCGACGCGCCGGGCCTCGACCTCGACCGCCTCGACCTCGCGCCCGGCGAGGTCGTGGCGCTCGTCGGGCCGTCAGACTGCGGCAAGACGACGGCGCTTCGGCTGCTCGGCCAGGTCGAGCGCCCCGATGCGGGCGCCATCGAGGCGGAGATCGACGGCGACCACGCGACGACATGGACGCTGATCGGAGACGCACCGGGCTGGCGCGACCGCGTGGCCGTCTGCTGGCAAGAGCCCGGCCTGCTCTCGGCGTCGGTCCGCGACAACCTGCTCGTGGCCGCCGAGGACGTGGCCCGGCGCGAGATCTCGGACGCCGAGATCCACGCCGTCCTCGACGCGTGCCACCTGGGCGACCGCGTCCGCGAACTCGCTCGCCAGTCCGCCGCCGCGGACGGCGGAACCGACGATCCGCTCGACGTGGCGCTGACCGAGGGCGCAGCCTCGATCTCCGCTGGCGAGCGCCAGCGGCTCGCGCTCTTGGACGAAGCCGCCACCAACCTCGACGCGGCGACCGCGCACGCCGTGCTGACGTGCGTCCTAGACGAGCTGCGATCGCACCCCGAGCCGCCCGCCGTCGTGCTCGTCTCGCACCAGCCCGAGCACGCCGCGCTTACCGACCGCACCGTCCGCCTCGGAGCGCGACCCGTCGCGGGAATGCACACGTCGAGCGGCGACGGACGAGCCGGAGCGCTCCCGGCCCTCACGTCCTGA